In one window of Skermanella rosea DNA:
- a CDS encoding GatB/YqeY domain-containing protein — MFRSRLNEALKEAMRSKNQRAVSTLRLILAALKDRDIAARGRGVTDGIDEDEILSMLQTMIKQRREAIALYEQGGRLELAEQEREEIGIIETFLPKQFSEDEIRGAVDTVIKDIGATGIKDMGRTMAELRTRYAGQMDFGKASGFVKAALV, encoded by the coding sequence ATGTTCCGCAGCCGGCTCAACGAGGCCTTGAAAGAGGCGATGCGGTCCAAGAACCAGCGCGCCGTCTCGACGCTGCGCCTGATCCTGGCGGCTCTCAAGGACCGTGACATCGCCGCGCGGGGGCGCGGGGTCACCGACGGGATCGACGAGGACGAGATCCTGTCCATGCTCCAGACCATGATCAAGCAGCGGCGCGAAGCCATCGCCCTGTACGAGCAGGGAGGCAGGCTCGAACTGGCCGAGCAGGAGCGGGAGGAGATCGGGATCATCGAGACTTTCCTGCCCAAGCAGTTCAGCGAGGACGAGATCCGCGGCGCGGTCGATACCGTGATCAAGGATATCGGCGCGACCGGCATCAAGGACATGGGCCGGACCATGGCCGAGCTGCGCACCCGCTATGCCGGCCAGATGGATTTCGGCAAGGCTAGTGGCTTCGTGAAGGCGGCGCTGGTCTGA
- the carA gene encoding glutamine-hydrolyzing carbamoyl-phosphate synthase small subunit produces MSENTSAAPAPSAADASRPDGATAVLVLADGTVLWGRGLGAVGASVGEVCFNTSMTGYQEILTDPSYAGQIITFTFPHIGNTGANGEDIETVTPAARGLVLRADVTEPSNWRATRHLDDWLKSFDLIGISGVDTRRLTRRIRDGGAPTGVIAHAPDGRFDLEALVAQARQWPGLEGMDLAKDVSCRQTYSWNEGMWKLGQGYATQENPRHHVVAIDYGAKRNILRCLAGTGAKVTVVPATATVEDVMRHKPDGVFLSNGPGDPAATGTYAVPTIRGLMDTGVPMFGICLGHQLMALALGAETEKMPRGHRGANHPVKDLETGRVEITSQNHGFVVKPDSLPADVEVTHVSLFDGTNEGLKVKGKPIFSVQYHPEASPGPEDSHYLFHRFVDLIDKQG; encoded by the coding sequence ATGTCCGAAAACACTTCCGCCGCCCCGGCGCCGAGCGCCGCCGACGCGTCGCGCCCGGATGGCGCCACCGCCGTCCTCGTCCTGGCCGATGGAACGGTGCTGTGGGGGCGCGGGCTGGGTGCGGTAGGCGCATCGGTCGGTGAGGTCTGCTTCAACACGTCGATGACCGGGTATCAGGAGATCCTGACCGATCCCAGCTATGCCGGGCAGATCATCACCTTCACCTTCCCCCATATCGGCAACACCGGCGCCAACGGCGAGGATATCGAAACGGTCACCCCGGCGGCCCGCGGCCTCGTCCTTCGCGCCGACGTCACCGAGCCGTCCAACTGGCGGGCGACCCGCCACCTGGACGACTGGCTGAAAAGCTTCGACCTGATCGGGATCTCGGGCGTCGACACCCGTCGCCTGACCCGCCGCATCCGCGACGGCGGCGCACCGACCGGCGTGATCGCCCACGCTCCCGACGGCCGGTTCGACCTGGAGGCGCTGGTCGCCCAGGCGCGGCAATGGCCGGGCCTGGAGGGCATGGACCTCGCCAAGGACGTCTCCTGCCGCCAGACCTATTCCTGGAACGAGGGGATGTGGAAGCTCGGTCAGGGCTACGCGACGCAGGAGAACCCGCGCCACCATGTCGTCGCGATCGACTACGGCGCCAAGCGCAACATCCTGCGCTGTCTCGCCGGGACCGGCGCCAAGGTGACGGTGGTGCCGGCGACGGCCACGGTCGAGGACGTGATGCGCCACAAGCCGGACGGCGTCTTCCTGTCCAACGGCCCGGGCGACCCGGCCGCCACCGGGACCTATGCCGTGCCGACGATCCGCGGCCTGATGGATACCGGCGTGCCGATGTTCGGCATCTGCCTGGGTCACCAGCTGATGGCGCTGGCCCTGGGCGCCGAGACCGAGAAGATGCCCCGCGGCCATCGCGGCGCCAACCACCCGGTCAAGGACCTGGAAACCGGAAGGGTCGAGATCACCAGCCAGAACCACGGATTCGTGGTCAAGCCGGACAGCCTTCCCGCCGACGTGGAGGTGACCCATGTCAGCCTGTTCGACGGCACCAACGAGGGGCTGAAGGTCAAGGGCAAGCCGATCTTTTCGGTCCAGTACCACCCCGAAGCCTCGCCCGGTCCGGAGGACAGCCATTACCTGTTCCACCGTTTCGTGGACCTGATCGACAAGCAGGGCTGA
- a CDS encoding NUDIX hydrolase: MTPPDRRKSDREYPDRPWVGVGVIVWQGERVLLIRRGRAPRLGQWGLPGGAQSVGETLFEAAAREVLEETGLAVEPQAVVTALDSISRDPEGEVQFHYTLVEVLAECPEGDPVAADDAMDARWATPEQVAELVEWGETTRVIELSRAFRRGIVG, encoded by the coding sequence GTGACCCCGCCCGACCGGAGAAAATCGGACCGGGAATATCCCGACCGCCCGTGGGTCGGCGTCGGCGTGATCGTCTGGCAGGGCGAGCGGGTCCTGCTGATCCGCCGCGGCCGCGCGCCCCGGCTTGGGCAATGGGGGTTGCCGGGCGGCGCGCAATCGGTCGGCGAGACCCTGTTCGAGGCGGCGGCTCGGGAAGTGCTGGAGGAGACCGGCCTTGCGGTCGAGCCCCAGGCGGTGGTGACGGCGCTGGATTCGATCAGCCGTGATCCCGAAGGCGAAGTCCAGTTCCACTACACGCTGGTCGAGGTGCTCGCCGAGTGCCCGGAGGGCGACCCGGTCGCGGCCGACGACGCGATGGATGCGCGGTGGGCCACGCCGGAGCAGGTCGCGGAACTGGTCGAGTGGGGGGAGACGACACGGGTGATCGAGCTTTCCCGGGCGTTCCGGCGCGGGATCGTCGGTTAG
- a CDS encoding carboxymuconolactone decarboxylase family protein, producing MVEYEDASPEVRAVYDDIMATRKTDLINNFWKVLANHPPTLKRTWESIKEVMAPGALDPLTKEMVYLAVSATNNCEYCIASHTAAARQAGMTDEMLGELLAVVGMANETNRLANGYRVQVDERFKS from the coding sequence ATGGTCGAGTACGAGGACGCCAGTCCCGAAGTCCGCGCCGTCTATGACGACATCATGGCGACCCGCAAGACCGACCTGATCAACAATTTCTGGAAGGTGCTGGCCAATCATCCGCCGACGCTGAAGCGCACCTGGGAAAGCATCAAGGAGGTCATGGCGCCCGGTGCGCTGGATCCGCTGACCAAGGAAATGGTCTATCTGGCGGTCAGCGCGACCAACAACTGCGAATACTGCATCGCCTCCCATACGGCGGCGGCCCGCCAGGCCGGCATGACCGACGAGATGCTCGGCGAACTGCTGGCGGTGGTCGGGATGGCGAACGAGACCAACCGGCTCGCCAACGGCTACCGAGTCCAGGTGGACGAGCGGTTCAAGTCGTGA
- the phbB gene encoding acetoacetyl-CoA reductase, translating into MARVAVVTGGTRGIGEAISVGLKDAGYTVAAIYAGNDEKAREFSERTGIAVFKWDVGNFEACKEGLAKVASELGPVDIVVNNAGITRDGVMHRMTYEQWNDVIQTNLTSCFNMCRNVIDGMRERGFGRIVNIGSINGQAGQYGQVNYAAAKSGIHGFTKALAQEGAAKGITVNAIAPGYIDTDMVRAVPPNVLEKIVAKVPVGRLGKASEIARGVLFLVADEGGFITGSTLSINGGQHMY; encoded by the coding sequence ATGGCACGAGTTGCAGTTGTTACCGGCGGCACACGCGGCATCGGCGAGGCCATCTCGGTCGGTTTGAAGGACGCCGGATACACCGTCGCGGCGATTTACGCCGGCAACGACGAGAAGGCCCGTGAATTCTCCGAGCGGACCGGCATCGCGGTCTTCAAGTGGGACGTCGGCAACTTCGAAGCCTGCAAGGAAGGCCTCGCGAAGGTCGCGTCGGAACTGGGTCCGGTCGACATCGTCGTCAACAACGCCGGCATCACCCGCGACGGCGTCATGCACCGCATGACCTACGAGCAGTGGAACGACGTCATCCAGACGAACCTGACCTCCTGCTTCAACATGTGCCGCAACGTGATCGACGGCATGCGCGAGCGCGGTTTCGGCCGCATCGTCAACATCGGCTCGATCAACGGCCAGGCCGGCCAGTACGGCCAGGTGAACTACGCGGCGGCCAAGTCCGGCATCCACGGCTTCACCAAGGCCCTCGCCCAGGAGGGTGCGGCCAAGGGCATCACCGTCAACGCGATCGCGCCGGGCTACATCGATACCGACATGGTGCGCGCCGTTCCCCCGAACGTGCTTGAGAAGATCGTCGCCAAGGTGCCGGTCGGCCGGCTCGGCAAGGCGTCGGAAATCGCCCGCGGCGTCCTGTTCCTGGTGGCCGACGAAGGCGGCTTCATCACCGGCTCGACCCTGTCGATCAACGGCGGCCAACACATGTATTGA
- a CDS encoding acetyl-CoA C-acetyltransferase, translating into MTEVVIASAARTPIGAFNGSLSSVPAHTLGEVAIREALKRAGVDAGEVSEVVLGQVLTAGTGQNPARQAAIAAGIPVEKTAYAINQLCGSGLRTVALGYQAIKLGDADIVVAGGQESMSLAPHCMHLRNGTKMGDTQMIDTMIKDGLWDAFNGYHMGTTAENVAQKWQITREQQDEFATASQNKAEAAMKSGKFKDEIVPVTIKTRKGDTIVDTDEFPKAGVTVDALGKLRPAFSKDGSVTAGNASGINDGAAALVLMGADAAAKRGITPLARIVSWATAGVDPAIMGSGPIPASRLALQRAGWSVDDLDLIEANEAFAAQACAVNKDLGWDKSKVNVNGGAIALGHPIGASGARVLVTLLHEMQKRDAKKGLATLCIGGGMGIALTVARD; encoded by the coding sequence ATGACCGAAGTCGTTATCGCCAGCGCCGCGCGCACGCCGATCGGTGCGTTCAACGGCTCGCTGAGCTCGGTACCCGCCCATACCCTGGGCGAAGTGGCGATCCGCGAGGCGCTGAAGCGCGCGGGCGTCGATGCGGGCGAAGTGTCGGAGGTCGTGCTGGGGCAGGTCCTGACCGCCGGCACCGGCCAGAACCCGGCCCGCCAGGCAGCGATCGCCGCCGGTATCCCGGTGGAAAAGACCGCCTACGCGATCAACCAGCTCTGCGGGTCCGGCCTGCGCACCGTGGCGCTCGGCTATCAGGCGATCAAGCTGGGCGACGCCGACATCGTCGTGGCCGGCGGGCAGGAGAGCATGAGCCTCGCCCCCCACTGCATGCATCTGCGCAACGGCACCAAGATGGGTGACACGCAGATGATCGACACCATGATCAAGGACGGCCTGTGGGACGCCTTCAACGGCTACCACATGGGCACCACGGCCGAGAACGTCGCTCAGAAGTGGCAGATCACCCGTGAGCAGCAGGACGAGTTCGCCACCGCCTCCCAGAACAAGGCCGAGGCGGCGATGAAATCCGGCAAGTTCAAGGACGAGATCGTTCCGGTCACCATCAAGACCCGCAAGGGCGATACCATCGTCGATACCGACGAGTTCCCCAAGGCTGGCGTCACGGTCGATGCCCTGGGCAAGCTGCGCCCGGCCTTCTCCAAGGACGGCTCGGTCACCGCGGGCAACGCGTCGGGCATCAATGACGGTGCCGCGGCCCTGGTGCTGATGGGTGCCGACGCCGCCGCCAAGCGCGGCATCACGCCGCTGGCGCGCATCGTGTCCTGGGCGACCGCCGGCGTCGATCCCGCGATCATGGGTTCCGGCCCGATCCCCGCCAGCCGCTTGGCCCTGCAGCGCGCCGGCTGGAGCGTCGACGACCTGGACCTGATCGAGGCCAACGAGGCGTTCGCCGCGCAGGCCTGCGCGGTCAACAAGGACCTCGGCTGGGACAAGTCCAAGGTCAACGTCAACGGCGGCGCGATCGCGCTGGGCCACCCGATCGGCGCGTCCGGCGCCCGCGTCCTGGTCACCCTCCTGCACGAGATGCAGAAGCGCGACGCCAAGAAGGGGCTCGCCACCCTGTGCATCGGCGGCGGCATGGGCATCGCCCTCACCGTCGCACGCGACTAA
- a CDS encoding alpha/beta fold hydrolase, translated as MAATLTTLLSSPAGLPFLRSGSIPWKGSLRDRAEDLRGELAGVDPEAFARAVDREMRWRFDALLTGVERYRNHPYRRDLADPPTVWREGPARLLDYGAGDGGMPVLFVPSLINRHYILDLSGECSLMRWLARRGIRPLLLDWGRPGPAERRFTMTDFVAGRLERALNAILDLFPARPAVVGYCMGGLLATALAQRRPRDIAALALLATPWDFHGDNPAMAKRTAAALAPYEPVLDAWGELPVDAIQALFAMQDPLQVARKFTRFARMPPDGAAARGFVALEDWLNDGVALPAAVARDCLTGWYGRNDTAEGRWTIAGESIDPRRLRPPALVMIPEKDRIVPPCSAKALAHAIPGAAIHNPHLGHVGMIVSAGAQTLVWEPLAEWLCNRR; from the coding sequence ATGGCGGCGACCCTGACCACGCTGTTGAGCTCGCCCGCCGGATTGCCGTTCTTGAGGAGCGGCTCGATTCCCTGGAAGGGGAGCCTCCGGGACCGCGCCGAGGATCTCCGGGGGGAACTCGCCGGCGTCGATCCTGAAGCCTTCGCGCGGGCCGTCGACCGCGAGATGCGGTGGCGCTTCGACGCGTTGCTGACCGGGGTGGAGCGGTACCGGAACCATCCCTACCGCCGCGACCTGGCCGACCCGCCGACGGTCTGGCGCGAGGGGCCGGCCCGCTTGCTCGACTATGGTGCCGGTGACGGCGGGATGCCCGTCCTGTTCGTGCCGTCGCTGATCAACCGCCACTACATACTCGACCTGTCCGGGGAATGCTCCCTGATGCGCTGGCTGGCGCGCCGCGGCATCCGTCCGCTCCTGCTCGACTGGGGGCGGCCCGGCCCGGCGGAACGTCGCTTCACCATGACCGACTTCGTGGCCGGCCGACTGGAGCGGGCGCTGAACGCCATTCTGGACCTGTTCCCCGCCCGGCCTGCCGTCGTCGGATACTGCATGGGCGGACTGCTGGCGACGGCGCTTGCCCAGCGCCGACCCCGCGACATCGCCGCACTCGCCCTGCTGGCGACGCCCTGGGATTTCCACGGCGACAATCCCGCCATGGCGAAGCGCACGGCCGCCGCGCTTGCTCCCTACGAGCCGGTGCTGGACGCCTGGGGCGAACTGCCGGTGGACGCGATCCAGGCCCTGTTCGCCATGCAGGATCCGCTGCAGGTCGCGCGCAAGTTCACGCGGTTCGCGCGGATGCCGCCGGACGGCGCCGCCGCCCGCGGTTTCGTGGCGCTGGAGGACTGGCTGAACGACGGCGTGGCGCTGCCGGCCGCCGTCGCGCGGGACTGCCTGACCGGCTGGTACGGCCGCAACGACACGGCGGAGGGGCGCTGGACCATCGCCGGCGAAAGCATCGACCCCCGCCGTCTCCGGCCGCCGGCGCTGGTCATGATCCCCGAGAAGGACCGTATCGTCCCGCCATGCTCGGCGAAGGCCCTGGCCCACGCGATCCCGGGCGCCGCCATCCACAATCCCCATCTGGGCCATGTCGGCATGATCGTCAGTGCAGGGGCACAGACTTTGGTATGGGAACCGCTTGCCGAATGGCTTTGCAACCGAAGGTGA
- the phaR gene encoding polyhydroxyalkanoate synthesis repressor PhaR, with protein MAEKDDAKVAPITIKKYANRRLYNTATSSYVTLDHLCQMVKDGMDFVVYDAKTGEDITRSVLTQIIVEEESKGQNLLPISFLRQLISFYGDNMQWVVPRYLEYSMQSFARNQEQMRDYFSNTIGGIFPFGTTFEEVGKQNLAMFERAMRMFTPFGPQTEQGKAAAEQFDQAAQRARAESEKTLDDLQKQLEELQKQLVTITKSKAE; from the coding sequence ATGGCCGAAAAAGACGACGCGAAAGTTGCCCCGATCACGATCAAAAAGTACGCCAACCGCAGGCTGTACAACACTGCAACGAGCAGCTACGTCACGTTGGACCATCTCTGCCAGATGGTCAAGGATGGGATGGACTTTGTCGTCTATGACGCGAAGACGGGCGAGGACATCACCCGTTCCGTGCTGACGCAGATCATCGTGGAAGAGGAAAGCAAGGGTCAGAACCTTCTGCCCATCAGCTTCCTCCGCCAGCTGATCAGCTTCTACGGCGACAACATGCAGTGGGTCGTACCCCGTTACCTCGAATACAGCATGCAGTCGTTCGCCCGGAACCAGGAGCAGATGCGCGACTACTTCTCGAACACGATCGGCGGGATCTTCCCGTTCGGCACCACGTTCGAGGAAGTGGGCAAGCAGAACCTGGCGATGTTCGAACGGGCGATGCGGATGTTCACTCCGTTCGGTCCGCAGACCGAGCAGGGCAAGGCCGCGGCGGAGCAGTTCGACCAAGCGGCCCAGCGCGCCCGGGCCGAGAGCGAGAAGACGCTGGACGACCTGCAGAAGCAGCTGGAAGAGCTTCAGAAGCAGCTCGTCACGATCACCAAGTCCAAGGCCGAGTAA
- the glgX gene encoding glycogen debranching protein GlgX, whose translation MKTTGSARTVVWPGRSYPLGATWDGFGVNFALFSANATKVELCLFDKTGTREIDRVTLPEYTDQVWHGYLPEARPGTLYGYRVHGPYEPSAGHRFNPNKLLLDPYAKALFGALRWSDAHFGYRVGSTREDLSFDRRDNARGMPKCRVVDRAFTWGNDRAPRVPWSDTVIYEAHVRGFTMRNPDVGPQLRGTFAGLSTQSVIDKLRSLGITSIELLPVQAFCDDRHLVERGLRNYWGYNTIGFFAPEPRFMTTGVLSEFKTMVARLHEAGIEVILDVVYNHTGEGNHMGPTLSFRGIDNASYYRLMPGDKRFYIDDTGTGNTLAITHPRVLQMVMDSLRYWVSEMHVDGFRFDLATTLARETHGYDPGSGFLDAVRQDPVLSGIKLIAEPWDIGPGGYQVGGFPPGWAEWNDRYRDTVRRYWRGDEGMLPELAGRLTGSSDLFERHGRRPWASINFVTAHDGFTLNDLVSYNHKHNEANGEGNRDGHSGNHSWNHGVEGPTADPKIADLRERQRRNFLTTLLLSQGTPMLLAGDEIGRSQGGNNNAYCQDNEVSWIDWQGVSADGRALADFTRRLLDLRRQHPVLRRGVFLHGTKTSADDVKDITWITPQGTEKTSAQWSDRHARCIGLLLNGEAGDYMTHDGNAATDDRLLIILNAFHDTVPFILPKVPGGTAWRCLLDTVEATGQSDRGDLPAGDTFDVDGRSAHLFVLVDTNRLDLAVR comes from the coding sequence ATGAAGACGACGGGCTCCGCGCGAACCGTGGTATGGCCCGGGCGGTCCTATCCGCTGGGCGCCACCTGGGACGGCTTCGGCGTCAATTTCGCCCTGTTCTCGGCCAACGCGACCAAAGTAGAGCTGTGCCTGTTCGACAAGACCGGAACGCGCGAGATCGATCGGGTGACCCTGCCCGAATACACGGACCAGGTCTGGCACGGCTACCTGCCCGAAGCCCGGCCGGGGACCCTGTACGGCTATCGGGTCCACGGCCCGTACGAACCGTCCGCCGGCCACCGGTTCAATCCCAACAAGCTGCTGCTGGATCCCTACGCCAAAGCCCTGTTCGGGGCGCTTCGCTGGTCCGACGCCCATTTCGGCTACCGGGTCGGCTCGACCCGCGAGGACCTGTCGTTCGACCGCCGCGACAATGCGCGCGGCATGCCCAAGTGCCGGGTGGTCGACCGTGCCTTCACCTGGGGCAACGACCGTGCGCCGCGCGTGCCCTGGAGCGACACCGTCATCTACGAAGCCCATGTCCGCGGCTTCACCATGCGCAACCCCGACGTCGGGCCCCAGCTCCGGGGCACTTTCGCCGGGCTCAGCACCCAGTCGGTGATAGACAAGCTGCGCTCGCTGGGAATCACCTCGATCGAGCTGCTGCCGGTCCAGGCATTCTGCGACGACCGCCACCTGGTCGAGCGCGGCCTCCGGAACTACTGGGGCTACAACACGATCGGCTTCTTCGCGCCGGAACCGCGGTTCATGACGACCGGCGTCCTGTCCGAGTTCAAGACCATGGTGGCACGGCTGCACGAGGCCGGGATCGAAGTCATCCTGGACGTGGTCTACAACCACACCGGCGAAGGCAACCACATGGGCCCGACGCTGAGCTTCAGGGGCATCGACAACGCCAGCTACTACCGGCTGATGCCGGGCGACAAACGCTTCTACATCGACGACACCGGCACCGGCAACACGCTGGCGATCACCCATCCCCGGGTGCTCCAGATGGTGATGGACAGCCTTCGCTACTGGGTGTCGGAAATGCATGTGGACGGCTTCCGCTTCGACCTCGCCACGACGCTGGCGCGGGAGACCCACGGCTACGACCCCGGTTCCGGCTTCCTTGACGCGGTGCGCCAGGACCCGGTGCTGTCCGGGATCAAGCTGATCGCCGAGCCGTGGGACATCGGCCCCGGCGGCTACCAGGTCGGCGGCTTCCCCCCGGGCTGGGCGGAGTGGAACGACCGCTACCGCGACACCGTCCGGCGCTACTGGCGCGGCGACGAAGGCATGCTGCCGGAACTGGCCGGTCGGCTGACGGGATCGAGCGACCTGTTCGAACGGCATGGGCGCCGCCCCTGGGCGAGCATCAATTTCGTGACCGCCCATGACGGCTTCACGCTCAACGACCTGGTCTCCTACAATCACAAGCACAACGAAGCCAATGGCGAAGGCAACCGGGACGGCCACTCCGGGAACCACAGCTGGAACCACGGCGTCGAGGGCCCCACGGCCGACCCCAAGATCGCCGACCTGCGGGAACGCCAGCGCCGCAATTTCCTGACCACGCTGCTGCTCTCGCAGGGCACGCCGATGCTGCTGGCCGGCGACGAGATCGGCCGGAGCCAGGGCGGCAACAACAACGCCTACTGCCAGGACAACGAGGTCTCCTGGATAGACTGGCAGGGCGTCAGCGCCGATGGGCGCGCCCTCGCCGACTTCACCAGGCGGCTGCTCGACCTGCGCAGGCAGCACCCGGTGCTGCGCCGCGGCGTCTTCCTTCACGGCACGAAGACATCCGCCGACGACGTCAAGGACATCACCTGGATCACGCCCCAGGGCACCGAAAAGACCAGTGCCCAGTGGAGCGACAGGCATGCCCGCTGCATCGGCCTTCTGCTCAACGGAGAGGCCGGCGACTACATGACGCACGACGGCAATGCGGCGACCGACGACCGGCTGCTGATCATCCTGAACGCCTTCCACGACACGGTGCCGTTCATCCTTCCGAAGGTGCCGGGCGGAACGGCTTGGCGCTGCCTGCTCGACACGGTCGAGGCCACGGGCCAATCCGACCGCGGGGACCTTCCGGCGGGCGACACTTTCGACGTGGACGGCCGCTCGGCCCACCTGTTCGTGCTGGTCGATACAAATCGCCTCGATTTAGCGGTGCGTTAG
- a CDS encoding response regulator transcription factor: MPEYDLSQVECILFEPEGNVRRLMRDALGHLRISRVQAFGHMEDVRKAFGTGNPDLLVADATGADSETFRVVHAIRHGVLGANPFLAIVVTAFNPTKPLLARVTNCGADALLVKPLAPKQLHERITALVEGPRNFVVTSDFIGPDRRKSPREGSQIPLVEVPNTLRLKATNAFGRTNPHELIERASAEVNEQKLLRQAFQAAFLIEFAAPGLAVEPAERIAVEHLTRVVPVLDDLIHRLSAQATGSRAAAADQAKALIAAVEVAHAQILSGMVPPGLDRLMPSALEIMATLSPDRLADALAREVGAAAALYRSRLNALAEAKAADGTKGFAQGGVAGTGGFL; encoded by the coding sequence ATGCCAGAGTACGATCTAAGCCAGGTCGAGTGCATCCTGTTCGAGCCCGAGGGCAATGTCCGCCGCCTGATGCGCGACGCCCTGGGACATCTGCGGATCAGCCGCGTGCAGGCGTTCGGCCACATGGAGGACGTCCGGAAAGCGTTCGGAACCGGCAATCCCGACCTTCTGGTCGCCGACGCCACCGGCGCGGACAGCGAGACTTTCAGGGTCGTTCATGCGATCCGACACGGCGTACTCGGCGCCAACCCGTTCCTGGCGATCGTCGTGACCGCCTTCAACCCGACCAAGCCGCTGCTCGCCCGGGTGACCAATTGCGGCGCCGACGCGTTGCTGGTCAAGCCGCTGGCCCCCAAGCAGCTCCACGAGCGCATCACGGCTCTGGTGGAAGGTCCGCGGAACTTCGTGGTCACCAGCGACTTCATCGGCCCGGACCGGCGGAAGTCCCCGCGCGAAGGCAGCCAAATTCCCCTGGTCGAGGTCCCGAACACGTTGCGCCTGAAGGCGACCAACGCCTTCGGCAGGACCAACCCGCACGAGCTGATCGAACGGGCATCGGCCGAGGTGAACGAGCAGAAACTGTTGAGGCAGGCGTTCCAGGCGGCCTTCCTGATCGAGTTCGCGGCCCCGGGACTTGCGGTCGAGCCTGCCGAGCGGATCGCCGTGGAGCATCTCACGCGGGTGGTTCCGGTATTGGACGACCTTATCCATCGCCTGTCCGCCCAGGCGACCGGCAGCCGCGCCGCGGCGGCCGACCAGGCGAAAGCGCTGATCGCCGCGGTCGAGGTGGCGCACGCCCAGATCCTCTCCGGCATGGTTCCGCCGGGGCTGGACCGGTTGATGCCCTCGGCGCTGGAGATCATGGCGACGCTCAGCCCCGACCGCCTTGCGGATGCCCTGGCGCGCGAGGTCGGCGCTGCCGCTGCCCTTTACCGCAGCCGTCTCAATGCGTTGGCGGAGGCCAAGGCGGCCGACGGGACCAAGGGCTTTGCCCAGGGCGGAGTCGCCGGGACGGGCGGCTTTCTTTGA